The genomic region TCTGTTTTCctgaagggaaggaggatgaagggtgaccttatagagattATAATATCATGAGGGGGCAGAGATAAGATGAATAGCCATAGTCTTTTCACCCCAAGactggagggcataggtttaaggtgggaggggaacTGAGAGAGTTTTTTTTCAGAGAAGGTACTGAGtatttggaatgaactgccagaggaaggggTGTAACCAAGACATTTGGACATTTTgagcctcactaatttttatccaGTCGCCACAgagagcatcctatccagatgcatcacagcttggtacagcaactactctacctgtgactgcaagaaaatgctggacacagctcagctctcctctgtggactctgtctatacttctcagcATAATCAAAGTCTCTACCCAACCCagaccttctctcttcttccctcccttcaagcagaagatacaaaaacctgaaagcacataacatcaggctcaaggacacctATTCTGGTGTCATAAAACCATTGAACAATCCtctagtacgataagatggacactTGTCCTCAAAGTCTACCTTGTAAcgaccttgcactttattatcTGCCAGCGCTCAATTTCTCTGCAAAGCTTTCTCCTGCATTCTGTTGTTTACACTTCTACAACCCCCAATACACCATTGTAATGAATGAactgtatgaatggtatgcaagacaagcttttcttgGGAAGGAGGGGATTAATGGGGGCTGTGGGGGGAATTGAACTGGAGAATCAACTCAGGCTTGACGTGCTGAATAGCCTCGAGCTGTAAGACTAACTCTGGTCTCCTCTGTTGCAGAGGGAAATGCGTTCCAAGGAATACGAGTGCTTCCAGCTGAAGATCAAGAGGCTGGAGAACTTGTGCAGGGTGCTGCAGGAGGAGAGGACAGAGCTCTACAGGAGAATCATGAGCATGCGGAGCAAGGCAGTCGACACGGAAACTCTGCATGATGACGAGGCAGACTTCGAAGAGGGGGAACTGGGCTCCACCACAAGTTTCGGTTTGGGGGGAAGGCAACTACAAGACTTACCTGCGGCAGCTGGCGCACACTCCGCAGAAGGTGGGCAAGATGATGATGGTTCCCCACAGACCCAGCCAGCCAAACCACCGTTACTGCAGCAGCTGCCAGAGCTGATAAGGGCTGTGGGCCCAGTTCCACAAACAATCCTGGAGTCGGGCTCAGAGTCATCTCCAGCTCCAGTCCCTGCTTCCAGTCTAGTCCCTGTTTCTGCTCCCAATCTGGTTCCTGCTCCAGATTGTGCATCTCTTCTGGCTTCAGATCCCAGTCCCTTCAGTCCTCTCACTCCCACAATCACTCCACTTCCTGCTTCCAATACTATTCCCAGTCCAGCTCTCATTCCCACTGCTGCTCCAGTCCTTCATCCTGCTCCCACTCCTGTTTTTAATCCAGTTCCTAGTCCCACTGCTGCTCCTGCTCCAATTTCCACTAAAGTTCCAGTTTCCACTCTAGAACCTGCTATGGTTCCCCCTCTAGATCCACACCTGGTTCCAGTGCCACTTGCTTTTCCTGCTGCAGCTCCCTCTCCAGTTCCTATGCCAGAGATCCAGACTCCAGTTCCTACTCCAGCTCCTATTCCAGAGATCCAGGCTCTAGTTCCTGTTCCAGTACCTATGCCAGAGATCCAGACTCCAGTTCCTGCTCCAGAGATCCAGACTCCAGTTCCTGCTCCAGTTCCTATTCCAGAGATCCAGACTCCAGTTCCCACTCCAGCTCCTATTCCAGAGATCCAGACTCCAGTTCTTATGCCAGAGATCCAAACTCCAGTTCCTGCTCCAGCTCCTATTCCAGAGATCCAGACTCCAGTTCCTGCTCCAGTTCCTATTCCAGAGATCCAGACTCCAGTTCCCGCTCCAGCTCCTATTCCAGAGATCCAGACTCCAGTTCTTATGCCAGAGATCCAAACTCCAGTTCCTGCTCCAGCTCCTATTCCAGAGATCCAGACTCCAGTTCCTGCTCCAGCTCCTACTCCAGAGATTCAGACTCCAGTTCCCGCTCCAGCTCCTATTCCAGAGATCCAGACTCCAGTTCCTGCTCCAGCTCCTACTCCAGAGATCCAGACTCCAGTTCCTGCTCCAGTTCCTGCTCCAGAGATCCAGACTCCAGTTCCTGCTCCAGTTCCTATGCCAGAGATCCAGACTCCAGTTCCTGCTCCAGCTCCTATTCCAGAGATCCAGACTCCAGTTCCTATGCCAGAGATCCAGACTCCAGTTCCCGCTCCAGCTCCTATTCCAGAGATCCAGACTCCAGTTCCCGCTCCAGCTCCTATTCCAGAGATCCAGACTCCAGTTCCCGCTCCAGTTCCTATGCCAGAGATCCAGACTCCAGTTCCTATTCCAGCGATCCAGACTCCAGTTCCTGCTCCAGTTCCTATGCCAGAGATCCAGACTCCAGTTCCCGCTCCAGCTCCTATTCCAGAGATCCAGACTCCAGTTCCTATGCCAGAGATCCAGACTCCAGCTCCTATTCCAGAGATCCCTATTCCTGCTCCCACTCTGGGTCAAACAGAACTTTCCACAGCAGAGCCAACAGCTGCTCAGGCTGTGGGGTCAGAGGGAATGGAAGTCACTGATGTGAATGCTGTTGACTGACGGAAATGTATAGTCAGGTATTCCCAATTACTTCTTGCCATTAAAGCATTAATTTATTTTCCGTTATTGGGTGCcgttattttatttggagatacagcacggtaacaggtccttccagcccaatgagccgcaCTTCCCAaattacacccgtgtgaccaattaacctcctaaaccatacacctttggaatgtgggaggaaactgagcacccagaggaaatccacacacacggtcacagggagagcatatcAACTCCTTACCGACAGCGGTGGGATTGAATCCGAgttactggtgctgtaatagtacACAGGAACTGTTAGTattttataacagtgggatagaagctgtccttagtGAGATGGTACGGGCTTTTGGGCTTTCGTATTGGAGTGGCGCAATAGCACTGCGGCCAGCTTAACGCCTTACAGCAACAGccatcagagttcagttctgctgctgcctgaaaggagtttatCATTCTCCCCGTGATGTGTCGGGTTCCTCCGGGttctcccgtttcctcccatattccaaacatTAGGGTTAGCAGGGGTTTTTTtgtgtatttattgagatacagcgcagaacagacCTTTCCGGCCCGTCAAACAGCAACCCGCCGATtttatcctagcctaatcacagaacaatttacaatgaccaattaacctactgaccagtacaTCGTTGGAATGTGCGatgaaaccaaagcacccggaggaaactcacgcagtcactGGGAGGccggacaaactccttacaggcagctaggggaatgtgggcatgctatggcGGTACTAGAAGCACGGTGATACTAGCGGActgccaccagcacatccttggaccgtGTCGGTTGCTGATGCAAATGGCGCATTTCaatgtacgtgacaaataaagctcatttcTTTCATCCTTCCTTCTGCCCGatagaagaggggagaagagagaaggtcCAGGATGGGTGGGGACTTTATGCCGGCtgcttttagagtcatagaaaactgaaccagagaaacaggccctttggcccatctagtctgtgctgaaatatTAATCGACctattcccatcaacctacatgcagaccatagccctccacccaccccccccccatctatgtacctatccaagcttcttttaaacattggaactgagcttgcatgtaccacttgcactggccgatcattccacactctcatgaccctctgaagaAGTTTCCGCTCATGGTCCCTTTAAACATgattatatttatactctattcttggttggtgcaactgtgatgaaacccaatttccctcgggatcaataaagtatgtatgtatgtatgtatgtatgtatgtctgtctgtctatttcacccttaacccatgacctctagttgtagtctcacccaaactcagtgggaaaagccagcttgcatttactccatctatacccttcttaattttgtatacatttatcaaatctccccctcaatctatgttccaaggaattaagtcctaaactattcaatctttccttacaaatcAGTCCTCCAAacccggcaacgtccttgtaaattttccctgtattcTTTAAACCTTATTTGCATCTtttctgcaggtaggtgaccaaaactgcacacaatactccaaattaggcctcactaacatcttatacaacttcaacataacatcccaactcctgtatttaaTACTTTGAcctgtgaaggccaatgtgccagcagcttactttatgaccctatctatcagtgctgccactttcaatggacatttaagttggacagatacatgaatgggaggtgtatggagggatatggtccatgtgcaggtcagtgggactaggcagaaaatggttcggcacagccaagaagggccaaaaggtctgtttctgtgctgtagtttctatggtttctatggattatggacctgtgttcccagatccttttgttctaccgcactcctcagtgccctactgttcactgtgtaagacctgccctgACTGGTCctcccaaactgcaacacctcacatttgtctgcattgaattccatctgccatttttccatctggtccagatcccactgcaagcattGCTAGCCTTCctggctgtccactacaccctcaatcttggtgccatctgTAAATCTGCTGACCAAACTAACCATATCATCAACCTGATCGtaaatatagatgacaaacaacaatggaccccaCATCAAGCCTTACAACACACCACTAGGCACAGaactccaatcagagaggcaaccatctgctaccactctctggtatctcccacaaagccaatgtctaatccaatttactatctcatcttcaatgctgaatgactgaatcttcttgaccaacctccaatGTGGGACATtgtgaaatgccttgctgaagtccttatagacaacatccacagccttgccttcatcaacattcctggcaacttcctcaaaaaactctatacaATTGGTTAGACATGAGCTATCACACACCAAGCCTAATCAATCCCTgtctttcaaaatactcatatatccaatctcttagaaaaccttccaataacttttgtGAGGCAGTGAAACATATAGGCAGTCATTCAaagggaggttggtttctgtgatgtgctgagctttgcCCACATGCAGTTTCTTGCATTCATGAACAGAGCAGTTGCCACGCTAAGCCATAATTCATCTTGGTAAGATATTTTCTGTATCTTCTCAAGAGCTACAAGGCATGGGGAATTAACTGCTGGCTCCCTTCaaatttaaattgtcccatttcagagaatgctttctatggtgcatcaataaaaattggtgaaggtCGAAGGAGACATGCAAAATTTCTCTAGCCTTCCAAGGCACTGATGAACTTTTTTGGCTGTAACATTGGACTTGGGCTGGCTACTGGTGATACCTTTTGATCTTTCCTCCTGGGAAACAtaaaacctagagcacaataaaggccctttggcccacaatgctgtgccgaacatgtacttacttcagaaattacttaGGATTACCCCTAGCCCTCTGCTGAATTTCTCATAGCTTTTTGGGTTACTTGAAGCTTTCAACCCTCTTGACTTCAGCACCATTGACATAAACAGGAGGTCACTTCCTGAAATCAGTGACCTGCTCtgtttttcagaatcagatttattattattactgtacATGAAACTTGTTTGCCAcatcaatacattaaaaaaaatactaaGTTACAAAACAGAAATAGCAAGTTGGTGATCAtggacattcagaaatctgatggcaaaggggaagaggctgtccctaaaacattgaacatgtgtcttcaggcttctgtacctcctccatgatggcagaaatgagaagaggtTGTATCtgagatggtgaggatccttaatgatggatgatgccGTTTcaaggcaccaccttttgaaaatGATAACAccatgtagctctataaaactttggctaGACAACACTGGATTATTGTGTTCAGTTATGGTCACCTCATTATCAGGAGGACGTAGCAGCtacagaggagttttaccagaaagctgcctggactagaggttctgttttatgaggataggttgagtgatctaGGGCTAAAGTCTTAGctaaagactttttcccagggcagaaatggctaatagaaggagtcataattttaaggtgattggaccaccaagagtggtggtagaaccagatacattagggatatttaagagactcttaaatgggCACATGGATTGTAGAAACACCAGGACCAGGCCCctacattgaaattgagctcacatgcacctagtgctggcaacttgttccacactctcatcaccctctgagtaaagtagTTTCccgtgttccctttaaacttttcacccttaacccacaaccTCCATGGGAAAAGCTTGCTCGCATTTATCCTATCCAtactgctcataattttgtatactagtatcaaatctcccctcaatcttctatgttccaaggaataaagtcctaacctattcaacctttccttataactcaggtcgtcCAGACTCAGCAACattcctgtaaattttctctgttctctttcaaccttatttacatctttcctgtagctaggtgactaaaactgctcacaatattccaattaAGCTCCagcaatgttttatacaactacATAAtaccccatctcctgtactcaatactttgatttaattTATGCAGGCAAATGTGCCAAAAGGctttctttacgactctatctacccATGACACCTCTTTCAGTGAATTAttaatctgtattcccagacccctttgctctacagcactcctcagtgcctgacTGCTCCCTGTGTAAGGCCAgagaatggagcgatatggaccatgtgcaggcagatgggattagttaaaTTAGTGTCatagttcgaagttcaaagtaaatttattatcaaatatatGACactaaatacaaccctgagatttgttttcttgcaggcattcacagtagaacagttcaacagaatcaatgaaaactgcacaaagactgacaagcaaccaatgtgcggaagacaaactgtacaaatagatagatagagatagatagaaataatactgagaatacgaGTTGctgagcccttgaaagtgagtccacaggttgtgtttGGTGTTgatctgagtgaagttatccacactggttcagacgTAGACAGTGGGCTGAAGCGCCTGTTCCTGTTGTGTTCTTAAATCCAAAACTTTACTGCTGAACATTTCAAATTAAGTCATAAATGATGGACATTTCAACAGGTCCGACAGCCGCTGCAGAGGAAAATAGCATTAATGTTTCAAATTAGTGAAGTTTCTGTATGGTTAAGACACTTAATGAAGTGTCTAATCCCCGGTTGCTATGAAAAGTGAATGGCATGAAGGGTTAGACCCATCTCTGTTCCTCTCTAATCAAAGCTGTCTGAGCTGACAAATGTTTCCAGCAGTGTTGATTTAGGAAATAACCACCTCCAGCGAACACAAAGCCACTGATCTGTcccaattaaagttcaaagtgaatttattatcaaagtacagtacatacagtatatgtcaccatatactaacttcagattaattttcttgcaggcatttacaggaaaataaatacaagaGTTTACGAAAAACTATATAAattctgacaaacaaccagtatgcaaaagacaaattgttcaaaaattttaaataaataataatactgagaacatggagtgaagagtccttgaaagagagtctgtaggttttggaatcagttcagtggagttatccacgctggttcagtagcctgatggttgaagggtaagaactgttcctgaacctggtggtgtgggacttcagcaCCTGCTGTTCAATGGCAGCTGTAAGACAGGTCTCACCCCAAAAAAATTAACAatccacttccctccacagatgctgcccgacccactgagcaCCTCTGTATATTgggtgttgctccaggttccagcacctGCCATCTCAAGTCAGCACCAAGCCTTTATTAACTGTTGAGTGTACAAAGAACACACAAGACACCAAATAAAAAGGTTTCTTGCCATAATTTATTGCAAGTAAAAATGTGCTCTTAACCAAGAATGTGGGAATGTGGCTTTTACCACCAAAACAAGAAGCTTTACACCACAACGATATCCTCAAACCCTCAACTGCCATTCCCTTTTCACAAGCAGAGTGACAAAGTATCCCAGTAAATGCACGAGGCCGACAGCAGCCATGTTCCTCGTGTTACACAGCAGGGTTACAAACGCATACACGTACAACAATATACCAACTCTTCCTGTGAACATATAagctcaaacacacacactctctcagacacacacaaccTTCCCTAATGCAAAAATAATACTTTATTTTTCAAATAAACAATTTATATTCTGTATATTCTTGACTGGAATAAGCAGCGCGAGATCATCAATAAAATATCTTCATTAATACGGGAGGAGAAGTGACTCCATTCAGAGGGGAGATATTTTCAGTCAAAGGCCAACCTAATGATCTATTCACCACACCTACTCCAGGCTACTCCCTGTAGAGAACTAGCAGGAATTGGAATCTAGGGCAAACTTCAATAGcaggagaggagaaaagagtgcaggaggagagggatgagggaggagggcagaggggagtgggtagatggtggagggtggaaggAGGGAGGACAAAGATGAAAGGGGAGATAAGGAGAAAATACTAGTTATGTCAGAGGAGTTGATTATCTGAAACTGTTGAGTACATCACTGATCCTTGAAGGTTATGATGAACCAAGTTGGAGAATAAACTGCAGATTACGAAACCAAAGACTGGAGACAAAGCAAGggtggagaattaaagtgacagggaGCATGAAGTTCAGGGGTTCTCAAACTAAGACACAACACCAGAATAATATTTGATTTATTGATCAATCAGCTGCAGCATGGAGGAAAGAGCACTGCTGATGAATCAGAGGTCTGTGAGCTCAAGTCCTGATTGAATACCCTGGACACAGATCCTGGGTTGCCTCTTCCACTCAATACCTATGGTGGATGCCTGTCGTTTGGTATTACTTCACAGTAAAGCAGAACCATTCTCTTCACTGCCTCTTCAAAATCTACCCCAGCACCAACAGCTATATCAGCCATGTCATCATTGATACTGCAATCTAACAGGCAACGAACTCCACTTTGAGTTACTGCATTCTGACGTATTTGGAataccacacaaaatgctggagggactcagcagctcaggcagcatctatggagaggaataaacaggcgatatcttgggccaagacccttcaccaggactggaaaggaagggggaagaagccagaataagatgggtagttgggggggggggggggagagagaggagtacaagctgacaggtggtaAGTCAGACCTGGTGAAGGAggcggggatgaagtgagaagctgggaggtgataggtggaaaagctgAAAGAGctaaaggaggaatctgatactaggagaatggaccatgggagaaagggaaggaggaggggcaccagggaggtGATGAGTAGGCAAGgagaaagggtaagaggggagtcagaatggggaaattgaaaaggagagaaggggcAAGGattgaaattaccagaagttagagaaaccaatggttatgccatcatgttggagggaatccaggcagaatatgaggtattgctcctcctcagagtgacctcatcatggcagtagaggaggccgtggactgacatgttggaataggattGGGGAGTGGAATAAAATAAGTATGTTGAAACTTCTAGCAGAAATACCAATTGATACAAACCCAAGACTTCATTCACAGTGGATGGGTTCCATCAAGTTAACTGGCCTCATCAGGGTCTCTGCTCCCTATCACTGACCAGATGAATGTACCCCCTGATGCTCAGATGAGCCCTGAGTGGGGGAAAAAAGCTGCCATCTTCTCACAAAATCCATTAAGAGCTGATACCAGAGGAGGCATCCGTACTCTCTGGGCTACACAAACCAGGGAGTTGGTCAACAGATTCCAAGTGAGAAATTACAATCAACAAAAGGGAAGAGACAGCTCCAGCCGGCGATGACTTAGGTCCCAgggaaagggcaggagaagaCTCAATAACATGTCTACTccacactcagaggccactttattaggttcacctgcatattaatacaaatatctaattaggcaatcatatggcagcaactcaatgcataaaagcatgcagacatggtcaagaggttcagttgttgttgaggCCAAACTTCAGAATGAGGAATAAATGTTATCTAAGTGACAGTGAgcaatggaatgattgttggtgccagatgggatggtttgagtatctcagaagctgctgatctccatTTTCACAAACAACGGTCTCTGGAGGTTAGAGAAAGGTGTGAAAACcaggaaacatccagtgagcagcagttctttgagcataaacaccttgttaatgagacaggtcagaggagaatggtcagactagttcaaactgacaggaaggggacagtaactcaaataaccatgcattacaacagtagtaTGTGGAAGAACATCTCCGACCGCACAACATGTCGAATCTTGAAGTAGATGGACTACACTGGGTtccacttctgtacctaataaagtggccagagtGTATGTGCTGTGACTAAACTAAGCAAGCTTGGGGAAGAGAGTCTTAAACAGGGGATCATTTCTATTAAGAGCAGCAAACCTCTTTAATCCCTCTCCTTTGCACTTGATCAACACTTCTCTGTAAACGCAACACTTCACAACTGGGTCTTGAACAAACCTCGGTAAGGCCAGGGAAATACCCAAGGAGAAGGGGAAAGCCCCTGGCCCTGGAGTATAGTTACGTACATTCAACCGTCAAGCACCAAGTTGCAACAGCAACTGCAAAAATAAACACCCTTTGCCATTCCCTTCGTGGTTGGAATCCAGCCTTGGAGAATAGAGTCTCATACTGACCTAACAGCTGCTTGTTTGAAAATCTTCTTCACTTGGAACAGGCTAACCCTGCCTATTTCAGCTCAGCCTCCCACCACAGCCAATCTCCGTCCCCAGTTCCACCACATAACCAATGGCTAACACTGGGTAAAGACTTACAGACAAGCAACCGAATCAGAAACAAGGTATTACACCTCTACGTAAAGAATTACTctagaaaggaaagaaaaaaaaaagaaagcattCGTCAATAAGCTTCCAACACTTTGAAGGAAGAAAAGGGTTTTACAAAGTGGTAGTCCAGGTTGCCGCAGTGCGGACACTGTTGGACGTTGCTGTACTCTGAGAAATATTGCATGCCCACCCGCACATCGATGACAGGCTTCCCACAGTGCTTGCAGTTCAGTCTAGCCTGAAAAACAGGAAGAATACTTCATTAACCCTAGGTTTTCTTGTTGAAGAAGGGAGGGTAGGGAAGTGGAGACATAATCCATGCTACCACTAACATGAAAACACAACCCCTTAAACCCAATTCACCTATGCCAACCAAGTTGTCCCATccaatttgcctgtgtttggccaatAGCCCTCTAAGCCATTCCTTAAAGAGGACAAAGattttaaagatcagctttatttgtcacacattcACTAAaaggtagagaggatgtttcctatagcgggcgagtctaggaccagagggaaacagtctcaaaatagagggacatccatttagaacagaaatgatgaggaatttctttagccagagggaatctgtggaattcactaccaCACATAACAGGTTAAgtcaatgagtatatttaaagaggttgataggttcctgatcagaatctgaatctggaTTAAAATCACcaatatatgtcatgaaacttgttcttAGGTGGCAggagtacattgtaatacataataataaaaaactaaattaacaagggtgtgtatatatatattatgtGTGTAATGCCTTGGTTCATATTAaaactgttatgctgtatgtatttcattttggcagctCTGTAAGAGTAGTCTGTGCTGTTTtcatgcttgtttgggttactgttgaagagaGGGGAGAAatatgtgccatccaattaggatggtcggaTTAAGGGGAAGTTTCTCTGGTAAGGAACACTAAGGTTGGACTTGAAGCTTTTGTTGGAGAGGAGATGAacagagaagatgctggggagaacggGTCATATCATCCAATTCGGTGGGAGACCCGtctgttcgagatggattgtgagcgacattcggaaggtggtgtgctctttcacgttgaccgagggcccagcgcgtgagtgacagaaaagttcaagatgagctccaacttgtgcacatttgactgtttaattagaatggacccttttctttttgttattttttttactaaccctttagttaaggctcataaatataattcctttaatcatatgcagtgtactgtctgttattttaaggcactaatttgtaactgggtagcaaatgacacagcatccacacaaaccggggatCGGGCTGGGAGGGTGCCTCACTCTCACGAGTTCGGCGGGACTGGAGGTTCCATACAGACCTTCTGATCGctagcactgtaaagcgttatgctaacctcTACGTTACTACACAGTCCTATCCATGCGTCCAGATGAAGAATCTCAATCTACCTCATCGAGGCATTGCAAATATGAAGATGGGGGAAAGGGGAAGGTACAAACTGgcgggtgacaggtgaaaccgtggggcgggggggggtatatatgaagtaagaagctggggaggtgatagatgaagagataaagggctgaagaaagagcAATCTGATAgctgaggagagtggaccatggaagaacaGGAAAGAGGAgaacaccttattctggcttcatcccctttcctttccagtcctgctgaaggccaAAGGGACTcggccaaaatgttaactgtttattccctccataggcgctatctgacctgctgagttcctccagcattttatttatttgttgaaatATTGAGATAAAGAATGGAACAAGCCCTCCcagtcctttgagccacactgcccagcaatgctGATGTAGTCCGAGCCTAAtctcgggacaatttacagtataatgaccaattaacctaccaaccagtatgtctgtgGACTCAGTGAGGtcacaggcagaaggtacaaactccttacagacagcagtgggaattgaaaccagatcacctgtactgtaaagccttgtgctTCCTTTTGTGTCTGAGTTGCTCCGCAGAAtctaaacatgagattctgcagatgttggaaacccagaggagcacacacaaaatgctggaggaactcagcagctcaggcagcatctatggagaggaataaagagttgatgttttggccaaGATTCTTCATTAGGATACATCTAGATTCTTTTGTGCTT from Mobula birostris isolate sMobBir1 chromosome 8, sMobBir1.hap1, whole genome shotgun sequence harbors:
- the LOC140201530 gene encoding uncharacterized protein is translated as MDCRDTHNPPVGTGVEEPGQHPASDPSTHEPEKRVADEPVASPLPDPDPKLPSTPGQSPVELAPPTLKEEAPPEREPAEEADIGEELERQLEDIIRTYGGSGENSKGKEAEEEAEGCEALNNEEVETQEDGEKELPGPSTTGDTNKEMYKEQKPEKKRLKGLGKEVATLMQTLNKISSPEERQEILLLKYSELLEEYRGEQKQRKSLQRKQVQLTKEKDHLQGEHTRAILARSKLESLCRELQRHNKTLKEESLQRAREEEEKRKEVTKHFQDTLADIQSQIDQHTQRNVKLHEENTELSSKLKDIIEQYDLREEHFEKVFKHRDLQQQLADAKLQQAQELLKEAEERHGQEREYLLTQAAEWKLQTNVMKEQETLLKAQLKLYSEKFEDFQGTLAKSNETFCSFKQDMEKMTRKMKKVEKETLMWKTKWESCNRALLGMIEEREMRSKEYECFQLKIKRLENLCRVLQEERTELYRRIMSMRSKAVDTETLHDDEADFEEGELGSTTSFGLGGRQLQDLPAAAGAHSAEGGQDDDGSPQTQPAKPPLLQQLPELIRAVGPVPQTILESGSESSPAPVPASSLVPVSAPNLVPAPDCASLLASDPSPFSPLTPTITPLPASNTIPSPALIPTAAPVLHPAPTPVFNPVPSPTAAPAPISTKVPVSTLEPAMVPPLDPHLVPVPLAFPAAAPSPVPMPEIQTPVPTPAPIPEIQALVPVPVPMPEIQTPVPAPEIQTPVPAPVPIPEIQTPVPTPAPIPEIQTPVLMPEIQTPVPAPAPIPEIQTPVPAPVPIPEIQTPVPAPAPIPEIQTPVLMPEIQTPVPAPAPIPEIQTPVPAPAPTPEIQTPVPAPAPIPEIQTPVPAPAPTPEIQTPVPAPVPAPEIQTPVPAPVPMPEIQTPVPAPAPIPEIQTPVPMPEIQTPVPAPAPIPEIQTPVPAPAPIPEIQTPVPAPVPMPEIQTPVPIPAIQTPVPAPVPMPEIQTPVPAPAPIPEIQTPVPMPEIQTPAPIPEIPIPAPTLGQTELSTAEPTAAQAVGSEGMEVTDVNAVD